Proteins found in one Elephas maximus indicus isolate mEleMax1 chromosome 11, mEleMax1 primary haplotype, whole genome shotgun sequence genomic segment:
- the LOC126085246 gene encoding zinc finger protein 135: protein MTPERQDSHMWGTHGKRQKPDSNAHQKTYAKEKPYECQECGKAFSHSSALIEHHRTHTGERPYECHECGKGFRNSSALTKHQRIHTGEKPYKCNQCGRTFNQIAPLIQHQRTHTGEKPYECSECGKSFSFRSSFSQHERTHTGEKPYECSECGKAFRQSIHLTQHLRIHTGEKPYQCGECGKAFSHSSSLTKHQRIHTGEKPYECHECGKAFTQITPLIQHQRTHTGEKPYECNECGKAFSQSTLLTEHRRIHTGEKPYGCNECGKTFSHSSSLSQHERTHTGEKPYECSQCGKAFRQSTHLTQHQRIHTGEKPYECNDCGKAFSHSSSLTKHQRIHTGEKPYECNECSRAFSQLAPLIQHQRIHTGEKPYECNECGRAFSQSSLLIEHQRIHTKEKPYGCNECGKSFSHSSSLSQHERTHTGEKPYECQDCGKSFRQSTHLTQHRRIHTGEKPYECRDCGKAFTHSSSLTKHQRTHTG from the coding sequence ATGACCCCTGAAAGACAAGACTCCCATATGTGGGGAACACATGGAAAGAGACAGAAACCAGACTCAAATGCTCACCAGAAAACCTATGCAaaagagaaaccctatgaatgtcaGGAATGTGGAAAGGCCTTTAGTCACAGCTCAGCACTCATCGAACACCACCGGACGCACACGGGAGAGAGACCATATGAATGTCATGAATGTGGAAAAGGCTTCCGAAACAGCTCAGCACTTACCAAACACCAGAGAATCCACACTGGTGAGAAACCCTACAAATGCAATCAGTGTGGGAGAACCTTCAACCAAATCGCTCCACTAATCCAGCACCAGAGAACTCATACAGGCGAGAAGCCCTACGAGTGTAGCGAATGTGGGAAATCCTTCAGTTTTAGGTCCTCCTTCAGCCAACATGAGCGAACTCACACGGGTGAGAAGCCCTATGAGTGCAGCGAATGCGGGAAAGCCTTCCGGCAAAGTATCCACCTCACCCAGCACCTGCGAATCCACACTGGAGAGAAGCCCTATCAGTGTGGAGAGTGTGGCAAGGCCTTTAGCCACAGCTCATCCTTGACCAAACACCAGCGAATCCATACTGGGGAGAAACCCTACGAGTGCCATGAGTGTGGCAAAGCCTTCACTCAGATCACACCACTGATTCAGCATCAGAGGACCCACACAGGAGAGAAGCCCTATGAGTGCAACGAATGCGGAAAAGCCTTCAGCCAGAGCACGCTCCTGACTGAGCATCGGAGGATCCACACAGGAGAAAAGCCCTATGGATGCAATGAGTGTGGGAAAACATTCAGTCACAGCTCATCACTCAGCCAGCACGAAAGGACACACACAGGAGAGAAGCCCTACGAGTGCAGCCAGTGTGGAAAGGCATTCCGGCAGAGCACGCATCTCACTCAACACCAGAGAATCCACACCGGGGAGAAACCCTACGAGTGTAATGACTGTGGGAAGGCCTTCAGCCACAGCTCATCCCTAACTAAACATCAGCGAATCCACACTGGGGAGAAGCCCTACGAATGTAACGAATGCAGTAGAGCCTTCAGCCAGCTCGCCCCCCTCATCCAGCATCAGAGGATCCACACAGGAGAGAAGCCCTATGAATGTAATGAGTGTGGCAGAGCCTTCAGCCAGAGCTCCCTTCTCATAGAACATCAGAGGATTCACACCaaggaaaaaccctatggatgcaATGAATGTGGGAAATCCTTCAGTCACAGCTCATCACTCAGCCAGCACGAAAGGACACACACTGGGGAAAAGCCCTACGAATGTCAGGATTGTGGAAAGTCCTTCAGGCAGAGCACGCACCTCACTCAGCACCGGAGGATTCACACAGGAGAGAAGCCGTATGAGTGCAGGgactgtgggaaagccttcacaCACAGCTCCTCCCTTACCAAGCACCAGAGAACTCATACTGGGTAG